Proteins co-encoded in one Bacillus sp. 2205SS5-2 genomic window:
- a CDS encoding NUDIX hydrolase has translation MRDRSSVVIIESKRIGLIRRIREGNVYYVFPGGGIEKGETPEDGAKREALEELGVEVKVNDCIAEVEYNGTQYFFLSEIINGEFGTGQGEEYIGENSGRGTYLPTWIDLHKLSSIDVKPKEVALKVQALFK, from the coding sequence TTGCGAGATAGATCTTCAGTAGTAATCATAGAAAGTAAAAGGATTGGACTAATTAGAAGAATTAGAGAGGGAAATGTATATTATGTTTTTCCAGGTGGAGGAATAGAAAAAGGAGAAACACCAGAAGATGGAGCCAAAAGAGAAGCATTAGAAGAGTTGGGAGTAGAAGTTAAGGTGAATGATTGTATTGCAGAGGTTGAATACAACGGAACTCAATACTTTTTCCTATCTGAAATAATTAATGGAGAATTTGGAACTGGACAAGGTGAAGAGTACATCGGCGAAAATAGTGGTAGAGGAACATATTTGCCTACATGGATTGATTTACATAAATTATCATCTATTGATGTTAAACCTAAAGAAGTTGCTTTAAAGGTTCAAGCCTTATTCAAGTAA